In Reichenbachiella agarivorans, one genomic interval encodes:
- a CDS encoding transglutaminase-like domain-containing protein has product MSKYKLTYQTTNSYENIVKEALFALKVIPISNEQQQLLSYSAKNNLCEDFYLQPNLFGFNQLMLRIAKRFDQLDVTVVCHVEVAPINPYQSLDVAVEEEKDLIHSLDFKIDHHTFLDMTPSTFIDLASLPKDLVKSHDQTCESYLKDLNAYIYTQFQFNDDVNSFSNTPQDTFQQKNGVCQDFAQVFIASCRANGIPARYVSGYLNQGAGYVGSAMMHAWVEAFIPGKGWQGYDPTNNLLRDSNYVKVCHGVDYDDCAPIKGILNTHGENQTAYKVEVVQQ; this is encoded by the coding sequence ATGTCCAAATACAAACTGACGTATCAGACAACCAACTCGTACGAGAATATCGTCAAAGAGGCGTTGTTCGCTTTGAAGGTCATTCCTATCTCTAACGAGCAACAACAACTGTTGTCGTATTCTGCCAAAAACAACCTGTGTGAGGATTTTTATCTGCAGCCCAATTTGTTCGGATTTAATCAGTTGATGCTTCGGATTGCCAAGCGTTTTGATCAACTGGATGTCACAGTGGTTTGTCACGTGGAGGTCGCACCGATCAATCCGTACCAGTCTTTGGATGTGGCTGTGGAGGAAGAAAAGGATTTAATTCATTCGTTAGATTTCAAGATAGATCATCATACATTTTTGGATATGACGCCAAGTACTTTTATAGATTTGGCCAGCTTACCCAAAGATTTGGTCAAATCCCATGATCAAACATGCGAATCCTATCTCAAGGATTTGAATGCCTATATCTATACACAGTTTCAGTTCAATGACGATGTGAATAGTTTTTCCAATACACCTCAAGACACATTTCAGCAAAAAAATGGCGTATGTCAGGATTTTGCTCAAGTATTCATTGCTTCGTGCAGGGCCAACGGCATCCCAGCTCGTTATGTCTCTGGTTATTTGAATCAGGGGGCGGGCTATGTAGGATCCGCCATGATGCATGCATGGGTAGAGGCTTTCATTCCAGGCAAAGGTTGGCAAGGCTATGATCCAACCAACAACTTGTTGCGTGATAGCAACTATGTCAAGGTCTGTCATGGGGTTGACTATGACGACTGTGCACCGATCAAAGGAATTTTGAATACACATGGAGAGAACCAGACTGCCTACAAAGTGGAGGTCGTTCAGCAGTGA